A part of Maridesulfovibrio hydrothermalis AM13 = DSM 14728 genomic DNA contains:
- a CDS encoding HigA family addiction module antitoxin has product MADFSPVHPGEILLEEFMEPLKLSRNKLATALCVPAQRIGQVVKGQRSITVDTAMRLAKFFGTTPQFWLNIQQRYDLEVAKDDKLVTRIDREVRTCEELHLCA; this is encoded by the coding sequence ATGGCAGATTTCAGCCCAGTTCATCCCGGTGAGATTTTGCTGGAAGAATTCATGGAGCCTTTAAAACTAAGCCGCAACAAACTTGCAACGGCCCTCTGTGTTCCAGCGCAACGTATCGGGCAGGTGGTAAAGGGGCAGAGAAGTATCACCGTTGATACCGCCATGCGGCTGGCTAAATTCTTCGGAACAACTCCGCAATTCTGGCTGAACATTCAGCAGCGGTATGATCTCGAAGTTGCAAAGGATGATAAGCTTGTTACCCGTATTGATAGAGAAGTGCGGACCTGTGAAGAGCTCCATCTATGCGCTTGA